A window of the Candidatus Nezhaarchaeota archaeon genome harbors these coding sequences:
- a CDS encoding aldehyde ferredoxin oxidoreductase family protein — MIKGGYLGKVARVNLKDKRVKIEEVSEEFAVKYVGGRGWAARLLWDEARDVSSAFDPSNELLVMTGPLTATIAPGACKTTLASISPATNIYGDSNVGGMFGIELKQSGLDGIVLEGASDRPVYIWIDEGGIDIRDASYLWGLGSLEAEREIKKELGEDVSTLTIGPAGENLVKFACVTCDYGNQAARTGMGAVMGYKKVKAIAAKGSRSVPVARVDEAMEIFEEILNYMLSREEIKAWWSQGLMQVVEWAQEASCLPAFNFKSTIFKHASQIGGAAIAKAKQRDVACYLCPMACKKLVEARGRMVIGPEYETAVFLGSNVGVSSLEDVAYANWLCDNLGLDTISAGAAVAFLMECREEGLISEDELEGLDASFGNAEALFKLLEMIAYRRGIGGLLAEGVERAASKLGERAKRAAMHVKGLEVTGYDVRAAPAMALAYATADIGAHHNRAWAITYDVKVGRDSYGEDKVKWVVYLQHVRPLFDCLGVCRLPWVELGVDLKLYAKLYEATTGVKTELSELLKSSERVFNLTRAIAVYRGLSKDKDTLPERFFEDPIPEGPLKGAKLDRDKFQQMICKYYDVRGWDPETGWPTLSKLRELGLSDVAEALYGGRGK, encoded by the coding sequence GTGATTAAGGGCGGTTACTTAGGCAAGGTAGCAAGAGTGAACCTAAAGGACAAGAGGGTCAAGATAGAGGAGGTGAGCGAGGAGTTCGCGGTAAAATACGTGGGCGGGAGGGGGTGGGCAGCTAGACTACTGTGGGATGAGGCGAGGGACGTAAGCTCAGCCTTCGACCCTAGCAACGAGCTCTTAGTCATGACAGGGCCCTTAACAGCTACCATAGCCCCTGGGGCCTGTAAAACTACCTTAGCCTCCATAAGCCCAGCCACGAATATCTATGGAGATAGCAACGTGGGGGGGATGTTCGGCATAGAGTTGAAGCAGTCTGGGCTGGATGGCATAGTGCTTGAGGGGGCCTCAGACAGACCGGTCTACATATGGATAGACGAGGGGGGCATTGATATACGGGACGCCTCCTACCTATGGGGGCTCGGTAGCCTTGAGGCGGAGAGGGAGATTAAGAAGGAGCTGGGGGAGGACGTGAGCACCTTAACAATCGGCCCGGCCGGGGAGAACCTAGTAAAATTCGCGTGCGTCACTTGCGACTATGGTAATCAAGCTGCGCGAACTGGAATGGGGGCAGTGATGGGGTATAAGAAGGTGAAGGCCATAGCTGCGAAGGGCTCGAGAAGCGTGCCCGTGGCTAGGGTTGATGAGGCCATGGAGATCTTTGAGGAGATCCTAAATTACATGTTGAGCAGGGAGGAGATTAAGGCTTGGTGGAGCCAAGGGCTAATGCAAGTAGTAGAGTGGGCTCAGGAGGCTTCGTGCCTGCCGGCCTTCAACTTCAAGTCAACTATATTCAAGCACGCTAGCCAGATAGGCGGGGCTGCCATTGCTAAGGCGAAGCAGCGAGACGTAGCCTGCTACCTATGCCCAATGGCTTGTAAGAAGCTCGTCGAGGCGAGGGGGAGGATGGTAATCGGGCCAGAGTACGAAACCGCGGTGTTCTTAGGCTCAAACGTAGGGGTATCTTCGCTTGAGGACGTAGCTTATGCTAACTGGCTGTGCGATAACCTTGGGCTGGACACTATCTCTGCGGGGGCGGCCGTGGCGTTCCTCATGGAGTGCCGGGAAGAGGGCCTAATTAGTGAAGATGAGTTAGAGGGGCTTGACGCGTCTTTCGGCAACGCCGAGGCCCTCTTCAAGCTGCTTGAAATGATAGCTTATCGTAGAGGCATTGGAGGGCTGCTAGCAGAAGGAGTGGAGAGGGCAGCGAGTAAGCTTGGAGAAAGGGCTAAGCGCGCAGCAATGCACGTCAAGGGCCTTGAGGTAACGGGGTACGACGTTAGGGCCGCGCCAGCCATGGCCCTAGCCTACGCCACTGCGGACATAGGCGCTCATCACAACAGAGCCTGGGCTATAACTTACGACGTAAAGGTAGGGCGGGATAGCTACGGAGAGGATAAGGTGAAGTGGGTAGTCTACCTACAGCACGTCAGGCCGCTCTTCGACTGCCTTGGGGTGTGTAGACTGCCTTGGGTAGAGCTGGGGGTTGACTTAAAGCTCTACGCTAAGCTCTATGAGGCGACCACAGGGGTAAAGACGGAGCTAAGCGAGCTCCTTAAATCCTCTGAGAGGGTTTTCAACCTAACGAGGGCGATAGCTGTATACAGAGGGCTAAGCAAAGATAAGGACACCCTTCCTGAGAGGTTCTTTGAAGACCCTATTCCTGAGGGACCATTAAAGGGGGCGAAGCTAGATAGGGATAAGTTTCAGCAAATGATATGTAAGTACTATGACGTTAGGGGATGGGACCCAGAAACAGGCTGGCCGACGCTAAGTAAGCTTCGTGAGCTAGGCCTTAGCGACGTAGCAGAGGCCCTCTACGGAGGGAGGGGGAAGTGA
- the proC gene encoding pyrroline-5-carboxylate reductase, which produces MRLGIIGAGRIGEALISGLLKAGFVKPSGVMASDVSEARLRHISSAYGVECVSDNVKVARSCETVVLSVKPKDVHKVLEEIKGELTASHLLISIAAGVATSYIAKVLSKRVPIVRAMPNVAVLVREGMTVVAPGPWAEEHHVKLAEELFSSVGKVMRLPEDFFDAVTALSGSGPAYASLIVEAMIDAGIRVGLPREAATILAAQSVLGAAKMLLETGEHPAKLREMVTTPAGVTIEGIVELEEGRLRATIIKAITRATQRSKELLNQ; this is translated from the coding sequence GTGAGGCTGGGGATAATAGGAGCTGGCAGGATAGGCGAAGCCTTAATATCAGGCCTACTTAAAGCAGGCTTCGTTAAGCCGAGTGGTGTCATGGCTAGCGACGTTAGCGAAGCTAGGCTTAGGCACATATCTTCAGCTTACGGCGTTGAGTGCGTCAGCGACAACGTGAAGGTAGCTAGGTCCTGCGAAACGGTGGTGTTATCAGTAAAGCCCAAGGACGTCCACAAGGTCCTAGAGGAAATTAAAGGAGAACTAACAGCTAGCCACCTATTAATCTCTATAGCAGCTGGAGTCGCAACGAGCTACATAGCGAAGGTACTAAGTAAGAGGGTGCCTATCGTGAGGGCGATGCCTAATGTAGCGGTGCTCGTTAGGGAGGGGATGACGGTGGTAGCGCCTGGCCCCTGGGCTGAGGAGCATCACGTAAAGCTAGCTGAGGAGCTCTTTAGCTCCGTTGGGAAGGTTATGAGGCTACCGGAGGACTTCTTCGACGCCGTCACAGCGCTGTCAGGAAGCGGGCCGGCCTACGCCAGCCTCATCGTCGAGGCTATGATAGATGCGGGCATACGCGTCGGCCTACCGCGCGAAGCCGCTACTATTTTAGCCGCTCAGTCAGTCCTCGGCGCAGCTAAGATGTTACTCGAGACAGGGGAGCACCCGGCTAAGCTTAGGGAAATGGTGACCACCCCGGCTGGAGTTACTATCGAGGGGATAGTGGAGCTCGAAGAGGGTAGGCTAAGGGCCACTATCATAAAGGCGATAACTAGAGCCACCCAGCGTAGTAAGGAGCTACTAAACCAATAG
- a CDS encoding DUF72 domain-containing protein, with protein MVKVASLFLGTSGWSYVDWVGVLYDSDKYMLRQYSEVFSTVEIDSTFYSYPPPSIVKAWARSTPKPFVFSAKVPKLITHEKEVDVKRGVVDDLTRFLSLLSPLREAGKLGPLLFQLPPSLSLDAEKLEKLLAELPEGYKFAIEFREPSWIAEEVFKLLERFEVAYVVVDEPLLPPLVRTTAPFTYVRWHGRGARPWYNYYYSLDELKSWVPRLSDALSRVEALYGYFNNHFHGYAVANCLQMLNLMGRLNARQAELLSRAESFLAGRRVAPPPMVMARREAEARSILSSSDPARLLQLFMDKRRFERTREIPDEEVRLEEAGPRLLKARVKEYTIILDLDSKVVLHDCADWSRVAVAKQFCKHLGKLFMKIPRQTAVELLRRLYGEREEWTFRPLVGEVEA; from the coding sequence GTGGTTAAAGTGGCCTCTCTCTTCCTAGGGACTTCGGGCTGGTCTTACGTAGACTGGGTGGGGGTGCTCTATGATAGCGATAAGTACATGCTCCGTCAGTATTCTGAGGTGTTTAGCACGGTTGAAATAGACTCCACGTTCTATAGCTATCCGCCACCCAGTATCGTTAAGGCGTGGGCTAGGTCTACGCCTAAGCCTTTCGTTTTCTCCGCCAAGGTGCCTAAGCTAATAACCCACGAGAAGGAGGTGGACGTTAAGAGGGGGGTCGTAGACGACCTTACGCGCTTCCTCTCGCTACTAAGCCCACTGCGTGAAGCTGGTAAGCTTGGACCTCTGCTCTTCCAGCTTCCGCCGTCGCTGAGCCTAGATGCTGAGAAGCTTGAAAAGCTTCTGGCGGAGCTGCCTGAAGGATACAAGTTTGCCATTGAGTTTAGGGAGCCTTCTTGGATCGCTGAGGAGGTCTTTAAGCTCCTCGAGCGCTTCGAAGTGGCATACGTCGTGGTCGACGAGCCCCTGCTGCCTCCGCTCGTTAGGACTACTGCGCCCTTTACCTACGTCCGGTGGCATGGTAGAGGGGCTAGGCCTTGGTATAACTACTACTACAGCTTAGACGAGCTTAAGTCGTGGGTCCCTAGGCTTAGCGACGCCCTCTCTAGGGTGGAGGCCCTCTATGGGTACTTTAACAACCACTTCCATGGATACGCCGTCGCCAACTGCCTACAAATGCTTAACCTGATGGGTAGGCTTAATGCACGTCAAGCCGAGCTTCTCAGTAGAGCAGAGAGCTTTCTTGCTGGGCGTAGGGTAGCCCCTCCGCCTATGGTAATGGCTAGGAGGGAGGCAGAGGCCCGCTCTATACTGTCTAGCAGCGACCCAGCTAGGCTGCTCCAGCTATTCATGGATAAGCGTAGGTTTGAGAGAACGCGAGAAATACCTGACGAAGAGGTTCGCTTAGAGGAAGCGGGCCCTAGGCTACTTAAGGCTAGAGTTAAGGAGTACACTATCATATTAGACTTGGACTCGAAGGTAGTCCTCCACGACTGCGCTGACTGGAGCCGAGTAGCTGTAGCTAAGCAATTCTGTAAGCACTTAGGGAAGCTGTTCATGAAGATCCCGAGGCAGACAGCGGTAGAATTGCTACGCCGGCTCTATGGGGAGCGTGAAGAGTGGACGTTTAGGCCTCTCGTAGGCGAGGTCGAGGCTTAA
- the fen gene encoding flap endonuclease-1 translates to MGARLSKLVVKEVTELGRLRGKRLAVDASNVLYQFLALIRKPDGTLLTDPRGRVTSHLVGLAFRSTRLLYDYDIDLVFVFDGPPPSFKREEVAKRKSVRERALIEWREALSRGDFTKAFSKAVVSGALTRDMVEDSKRLLKLLGIPYVEAPSEGEAQAAFMVAKGDAWAVGSQDFDSLLFGSPRLVRYVTIQGTEFLPSKGVVKRLKPEVIELQATLSYLGLSRDQLIDIAILTGTDFNRGIRGVGPLRAFRLIKAYGGLESIPSSIRSQLPSHIDEVKEFFLNPPVTHDYSLDYCELNAEGLKRFLCDERGFAEDRVDKLIKRMEGFRALRLQAKLSSWT, encoded by the coding sequence ATGGGCGCCCGCCTCTCTAAGCTAGTGGTTAAGGAGGTAACGGAGCTAGGGAGGCTACGCGGCAAGAGGCTCGCGGTTGACGCTAGCAACGTCCTCTACCAGTTTCTGGCTCTTATTAGGAAGCCGGACGGCACTTTGCTCACAGATCCTCGAGGGAGGGTGACTTCTCACCTCGTTGGCTTAGCTTTTCGCTCGACGAGACTTCTCTACGACTACGACATCGACTTAGTCTTCGTGTTCGACGGCCCCCCTCCTAGCTTTAAGCGAGAAGAAGTTGCTAAGCGAAAGAGCGTCAGGGAGAGGGCATTAATTGAGTGGAGAGAGGCACTTAGTAGAGGAGACTTTACTAAAGCCTTCTCTAAGGCTGTTGTCAGCGGCGCCCTGACTAGGGACATGGTGGAAGACTCTAAGAGGCTACTTAAGCTCCTCGGCATTCCCTACGTAGAGGCCCCCAGCGAAGGAGAGGCTCAGGCGGCCTTTATGGTTGCGAAGGGTGATGCATGGGCTGTTGGCAGCCAGGACTTCGACTCGCTCCTCTTCGGATCCCCTAGGCTCGTTAGGTACGTAACTATTCAAGGCACTGAGTTCCTGCCGAGTAAAGGTGTAGTTAAGAGGCTTAAGCCCGAGGTGATCGAGCTTCAGGCAACTCTTAGCTACTTGGGCTTATCCAGAGACCAGCTAATAGACATAGCCATACTGACGGGGACTGACTTTAATAGGGGGATTAGGGGGGTGGGGCCGCTGAGGGCCTTTAGGCTGATTAAGGCTTATGGTGGACTAGAGTCCATCCCTAGCTCGATAAGGTCTCAATTACCGAGCCACATCGACGAAGTTAAGGAGTTTTTCCTCAACCCCCCCGTTACTCATGACTACAGCCTAGACTATTGTGAGCTAAACGCTGAAGGCCTCAAGCGCTTCCTGTGCGATGAGAGGGGCTTTGCTGAAGACAGGGTGGACAAGCTAATTAAGCGAATGGAAGGCTTCCGCGCGCTTAGGCTACAGGCAAAGCTTTCAAGCTGGACGTAA
- the gatC gene encoding Asp-tRNA(Asn)/Glu-tRNA(Gln) amidotransferase subunit GatC yields the protein MAKLSEEAVEHLAWLARLELSAEEVGRFTEQLNRVLEYFRILDEADVEGVEPAFNILGLSNVAREDEASPTLSQSEALSNAFESEDGYIKAPPMVS from the coding sequence ATGGCGAAGCTGAGTGAAGAGGCCGTTGAGCACTTAGCCTGGCTAGCAAGGCTTGAGCTAAGCGCTGAAGAAGTAGGACGCTTCACTGAGCAGCTAAATAGAGTGCTGGAGTACTTTAGGATCCTAGACGAGGCAGACGTAGAAGGAGTGGAGCCCGCCTTCAACATACTAGGGCTTAGTAACGTAGCTAGGGAGGATGAGGCCAGCCCCACTCTTAGTCAAAGCGAGGCCTTGAGCAATGCGTTCGAGAGCGAGGACGGCTACATAAAGGCCCCTCCGATGGTGAGCTAG
- the gatA gene encoding Asp-tRNA(Asn)/Glu-tRNA(Gln) amidotransferase subunit GatA, whose translation MSKLVSEGSIEAVEIVEACFNRIERLDGKIHAFLRTFKERALREAEKVGKLVRRGISPGRLAGVPIAVKDNICVKGVEVTCASNILRGYRPPYNATVIERLGREGAIVIGMTNMDEFAMGSSTENSAYGPTRNPWSLDRVPGGSSGGSAAAVAARMAPLALGSDTGGSIRCPASFCSVVGVKPTYGLVSRYGLIAYACSLEQIGPLARTVRDAALLLEVIAGHDPMDATTVEPQGRLKAEEIVGDVRGLKLAVPRELMSEGCDPRVLKSTWRAIYLLEELGATYEEVSIPSLKYALAAYYVIAMSEASSNLARYDGVRYGHRARAQGDWSSICAKTRREGFGEEVRRRIILGTFTLSAGYYGRYYLKALKVRTLVRNDLLSILSKFDAMVSPTMPTPPFRIGEKVLDPLSMYLMDVNTVPMNLAGVPAVSVPCDFVDGLPVGLQITSAFFREDLMFRVAMAIEEELKLYLKEPPGAV comes from the coding sequence ATCTCGAAATTAGTTAGCGAGGGATCTATAGAGGCTGTGGAAATAGTGGAGGCTTGCTTCAATAGGATTGAGAGACTAGATGGCAAGATCCACGCCTTCCTAAGGACGTTTAAAGAGAGAGCTCTCCGAGAAGCTGAAAAAGTAGGGAAGCTAGTTAGGCGGGGCATCAGCCCAGGTAGGCTCGCCGGAGTCCCTATAGCAGTTAAGGACAACATATGCGTTAAAGGCGTCGAAGTCACTTGCGCCTCCAATATTCTCAGAGGATATAGGCCTCCCTATAACGCCACTGTCATTGAGAGGCTGGGGAGGGAGGGGGCCATAGTCATAGGCATGACGAACATGGACGAGTTCGCCATGGGCTCCTCCACGGAGAACAGTGCCTACGGCCCGACGAGAAACCCTTGGAGCCTAGACAGAGTACCAGGCGGATCCTCAGGGGGCTCAGCGGCCGCTGTCGCAGCTAGGATGGCGCCCCTAGCGCTAGGCTCAGATACAGGAGGCTCGATTAGGTGCCCAGCTTCGTTCTGCTCGGTTGTGGGCGTTAAGCCTACCTACGGCCTAGTTAGCCGCTACGGGCTCATAGCCTACGCGTGTAGCCTAGAGCAGATAGGGCCGTTAGCGAGGACTGTTAGAGATGCCGCACTGCTCCTTGAGGTTATAGCTGGGCACGACCCTATGGACGCAACCACCGTCGAGCCGCAGGGCAGGCTCAAGGCGGAGGAAATAGTGGGGGACGTGAGGGGGCTTAAGCTGGCTGTTCCTAGGGAGTTGATGAGTGAGGGGTGCGACCCCCGAGTGCTGAAGAGTACTTGGAGAGCTATCTACTTGCTCGAAGAGCTAGGAGCTACGTATGAAGAGGTCTCCATACCCAGCTTAAAGTACGCCCTCGCGGCCTACTACGTCATAGCCATGTCTGAGGCTAGCTCAAACCTAGCCAGGTACGATGGAGTAAGGTACGGCCATAGGGCGAGGGCTCAGGGAGACTGGTCTAGTATCTGTGCTAAGACGCGTAGAGAGGGGTTTGGAGAGGAGGTGAGGAGGAGAATTATCCTGGGCACCTTCACCCTCTCGGCTGGCTACTACGGCAGGTACTATTTAAAGGCGCTAAAGGTGAGGACCCTGGTTAGAAACGACCTCCTCTCGATATTAAGCAAGTTCGACGCTATGGTGTCCCCCACGATGCCGACCCCACCGTTTAGGATAGGGGAGAAGGTCCTCGACCCCCTATCAATGTACCTAATGGACGTAAACACCGTCCCAATGAACCTAGCAGGCGTGCCCGCTGTATCGGTGCCTTGCGACTTCGTCGATGGTCTTCCCGTCGGTCTACAAATTACATCGGCCTTCTTTAGAGAGGACTTAATGTTTAGAGTGGCGATGGCAATAGAGGAGGAGCTTAAGCTCTACTTAAAGGAGCCGCCGGGTGCTGTATAA
- the gatB gene encoding Asp-tRNA(Asn)/Glu-tRNA(Gln) amidotransferase subunit GatB: MDAQDVKIGLEVHCQLTSLKTKLFCRCPSDYRGRPPNTYVCPVCLGLPGALPTVNKRAVEAAVKVALALNCKLLNRVVFYRKNYFYPDLPKNYQISQYDYPIGVDGEVRLDLADGTKVVRVKRVHLEEDPGRLVYKGSIVESPVTLIDYNRAGIALIEVVTEPDLKSPRGARLFLQKLRSILEHLGVFDGSLEGAMRCDANISVAGGARVEVKNISSFKEVEKALTFEIIRQRNLMKMGRRVVRETRHWDEARGVTVALRMKEEEMDYRYFPEPDLPPIELTSDFIAKLRSELPELPDARRVRIVKQYGVAESEAAILVSSKALADYFEEAAAKCVNSAMLAKLVVHGLLGALNYHGIDLKESKATPDHLAELVDLVERGVITEKTAKYLMREMVVEGKPPGQIVAERGLQRLADVELLEEVVNQVVSSEKEDVETAMRDEKVIHHLVGHVLKMTKMRADPKLVYELLRGRLMELREEGLEGARG; encoded by the coding sequence ATGGACGCCCAGGACGTAAAGATAGGACTAGAAGTCCACTGCCAACTGACGTCGCTCAAGACCAAGCTATTCTGTAGATGCCCATCTGACTATAGGGGGAGGCCTCCAAACACCTACGTATGCCCCGTCTGCCTAGGCTTACCGGGCGCCCTGCCCACAGTAAATAAGCGCGCCGTGGAGGCGGCTGTTAAGGTAGCCCTAGCCCTCAACTGCAAGCTCCTTAACCGCGTGGTATTCTACCGTAAGAACTACTTCTACCCAGACCTACCGAAGAACTATCAAATCTCACAGTATGACTATCCAATCGGGGTAGATGGAGAGGTCCGCCTAGACCTAGCCGATGGGACTAAGGTAGTGAGGGTGAAAAGGGTGCACCTTGAGGAAGACCCTGGTAGGCTGGTTTACAAGGGGAGCATCGTTGAGTCCCCCGTGACGCTCATTGATTACAATAGGGCAGGCATAGCCCTTATCGAAGTAGTGACCGAGCCAGACTTAAAATCCCCTAGAGGGGCTAGGCTCTTCCTTCAAAAGCTACGCTCAATCTTAGAGCACCTGGGGGTCTTCGACGGCTCCCTAGAGGGGGCCATGAGGTGCGATGCTAACATCTCAGTGGCTGGGGGGGCTAGGGTGGAGGTCAAGAACATCTCATCGTTTAAGGAGGTAGAGAAGGCCCTTACCTTTGAGATAATTAGGCAGCGCAACCTAATGAAGATGGGGAGGAGGGTCGTGAGGGAGACGAGGCACTGGGACGAGGCTAGGGGGGTAACGGTGGCGTTGAGGATGAAGGAGGAGGAGATGGACTACAGGTACTTCCCTGAGCCAGACTTACCTCCAATAGAGCTGACCTCGGACTTCATAGCTAAGCTGCGCAGTGAGCTACCTGAGCTACCTGACGCTAGGAGGGTGAGGATAGTTAAGCAGTACGGAGTAGCTGAAAGCGAGGCAGCGATCTTAGTAAGTAGTAAGGCGCTAGCCGACTATTTCGAGGAGGCGGCGGCAAAGTGCGTCAATTCAGCCATGTTGGCTAAGCTAGTGGTCCACGGACTGCTGGGGGCCTTAAACTACCATGGGATAGACTTGAAAGAGTCGAAGGCCACCCCAGACCACCTAGCTGAGCTCGTGGACTTAGTGGAGAGGGGCGTGATCACGGAGAAGACCGCTAAGTACTTAATGAGGGAGATGGTGGTCGAGGGGAAGCCACCGGGCCAAATAGTCGCTGAGCGCGGTCTACAGCGGCTAGCCGATGTAGAGCTACTGGAAGAAGTAGTGAATCAGGTGGTGAGCAGTGAGAAAGAAGACGTGGAGACCGCTATGAGAGATGAGAAGGTAATCCACCACCTGGTGGGTCACGTACTGAAGATGACTAAGATGAGGGCAGATCCTAAGCTAGTCTACGAGCTACTGAGGGGCAGGCTCATGGAGCTTAGGGAGGAGGGGCTTGAAGGCGCTAGGGGTTGA
- a CDS encoding H4MPT-linked C1 transfer pathway protein: MKALGVDVGGVNLKAALVSLEERGVKIYTRSRYLPVWKVGKKGVEEGVKGLASWAREVDAVAVTMTAELSDLYFVKREGVNHVLDCVEASFKERRVGVVNVKAELVSIEEARSRFMEVAAANWAASGWLAGRIMDTCVLIDVGSTTTTITPVVKGRPAARGLNDLEKLTCGELVYTGALRTNVAALAKLVPLRSSFVRVSPELFAITGDVHVVLGHISPSDYTVDTPDGRGVTRREALARLARVVCADIEALSEEEVVELARFLYRKQVEEVADAIQQVYGRLEAELGFKPPALTCGLGASFIAERALSQAGVASVKRLSDYVGNAAKIATALGAALMALSCEGHEPVLQRAEVYEA, encoded by the coding sequence TTGAAGGCGCTAGGGGTTGACGTAGGAGGGGTCAATCTAAAGGCTGCCTTAGTGAGCCTAGAGGAAAGGGGAGTGAAGATCTATACGCGATCACGCTACCTACCAGTGTGGAAAGTTGGTAAAAAGGGGGTTGAGGAAGGGGTTAAGGGCTTAGCTTCTTGGGCTAGGGAGGTTGATGCTGTCGCCGTCACGATGACGGCAGAGCTCTCCGACCTCTACTTCGTCAAGCGTGAAGGAGTAAACCACGTCTTAGACTGCGTGGAGGCCTCCTTCAAAGAGAGGAGGGTGGGGGTTGTCAATGTCAAGGCTGAGCTAGTAAGCATAGAAGAGGCTAGATCGCGCTTCATGGAGGTAGCAGCCGCCAACTGGGCTGCTTCAGGCTGGCTAGCAGGCAGGATCATGGACACCTGCGTCCTCATAGACGTAGGGAGCACGACCACCACCATCACCCCAGTGGTTAAGGGGAGGCCAGCAGCTAGGGGGCTTAATGATCTAGAGAAATTGACGTGTGGAGAGCTAGTGTACACTGGAGCTCTGAGGACAAACGTGGCTGCTCTAGCTAAACTAGTACCTCTAAGAAGCAGCTTCGTAAGAGTATCGCCCGAGCTCTTCGCTATTACAGGCGACGTGCACGTAGTCCTCGGCCACATCAGCCCCTCTGACTACACGGTCGATACACCTGACGGGAGGGGGGTAACACGGAGGGAGGCCTTAGCGAGGCTGGCGAGGGTGGTGTGCGCTGACATAGAGGCGCTGAGCGAAGAGGAAGTGGTCGAGCTAGCTAGGTTCCTCTACCGTAAGCAAGTCGAGGAGGTGGCTGATGCTATTCAACAAGTCTACGGTAGGCTAGAAGCTGAGCTAGGCTTTAAGCCCCCTGCGCTCACTTGTGGGCTTGGGGCTTCCTTCATAGCAGAGAGGGCCTTAAGCCAGGCTGGAGTCGCTAGCGTAAAGAGGCTTAGTGACTACGTAGGCAACGCCGCTAAGATAGCCACTGCCCTAGGAGCTGCCTTAATGGCGCTAAGCTGCGAGGGGCACGAGCCAGTGCTCCAAAGAGCAGAGGTCTATGAGGCCTAG